The nucleotide window agataaaataataatttctattttacaTCTCGAATCCTATTTGAatactatttttattagtttattatggACATCGATAACTGACTGTTACATAATGAAAGTCgtaaaaatacgagtgtgggctTATGAAACGAGGTAAAAGCGAGTTTCATACAAACATGCTCTCTATGATGTGTTGGATCATTTTACGACCGCCATTGCGGAATTGATCACACTgtttgcaattgacatttcatttcgaataaaacatcATATCGACTACTCAAAATTCGAAatttcacagataagaaattgGTTCTAACAAAATAGTGTATCTTTACACTGGCcctaatttgcggtttttaaacgcttcatagagggtttatgacataaataaataataataaataaatattaggggacatcttataCAGATCAACCTAGGCCAAAACTAAGCAAAgattgtactatgggtgctaggcgacgatatacatacttatacatagaaaacacccatgactcgggaacaaatatttgtgttcatcgcacaaataaatgcccttaccgggattcgaacccaggaccaccggcttcacaggcagggtcactacccaagtATATAGTaattaggccagaccggtcttaCCTTAGGCGGCTGGTGGCGACTGCGACTGTTGTCGTCGCTGGAGTCCAGGTGGGAGCCCCAGTCGGGCTCGGACTCCGAGCTGGACTCGCACGGCgacggcggcgccggcggcgcgcCCACCACCGTGTTCAGAGGGAAATATCTGACGAAATTATTAACTTATCTCACTAATTCTTGCCACAATTAATGAATGAGTGAACAatggttttttaagtttttttataagttttgttcgGGTTTTTGGAATACTTTAGCAGCTCCGATATatgtgatggcgactgtacgtatggtgctaatttaccgccctagtgcggtaactagcactataGGTGCgaatgtcgaaaatttaaacggCCATATGGACTGTAaaacaatacacgtgcgaaaaggtaattcgcaactcgtgtcgattctGTCTTGAAACCCGCTATCCCGCATGGCGGTGATGTTAAAACGTCCGCAGAGCAgtagtaaaaatgtttattgtatgTTCAATGTTAAAGTGAAAATGCTAAGTAAATAAGTCTAAATAGATTGATAGACGAATTGCTGCtttttagatagatagataagacATTTATTTGTTTGCTGCAAACACACACAATCCCATCCAATCCAATACACCCAATCACATCCAATGGAGGATGGCGGGTCTGCGAGGCGTCAGTAgtgtacaaattattttttatttctcatgctcggaaagtgggtcgttgttgttctaaaaagtgtgcagaaaatgatacgtttctgctctagagcactgtactttctaagtacgttgttttctttttctttacGACAAGCAGTTAAAATTtcggttttaaatggatttgttgtacaatttctaTTCTGATAATTAATTCCCCATTCAATAAATAACGacatttttacctaaattgttaattgaaagtaccctcaagaaattccactgaagtttatacttagccgtgttttttaaatgcatatgtattttactttcctcgtattcgaaccccttggttaacaatctactattaaagaTTCGTATTCGTATTTTAAGCAATCATTGTGACACATTAAAGCAACCTTTCCCTAGGGATCCTTTCCAAGCAAGAACTATGTACGCGACAGTTGCACCAGCCTGGTGACTATAGGATTCATTAGTTATTTAACAGTGGACATATATTATGTAGTATGAAAATTTAAGTTTACATTTTTGGCCGGAAATCGAGATCACTACTTTTACTTCCCCCGTAGCCAACAGTCCAGTGAGTGCTCAGTACCCATGTGTATATAGTCCAGGTGGAAAATTCATCAGTGGCTGGGCACTACCTAGTCCCACATTGTAATTAAGAATGACGGAGGAGGAGAAAGTACTGCTGCAACAGCGCATGTGGATGTAATCCTTCTAAAGTTAGTCGCCAGGTGTCGCTACCTCcatggaaaaataaataaatattataggacacaaGAGTAGTGTAGTCCCAAAGTAAGCTCAGTCATACCACATACCACCTCGGTAATAAGTAGTACATACATCTGTAAGCTAAGCTTCAAGTATAAGTTTAACAATATCTCACCTCAACTGATCCGGAGTATAGTACCGGTAGGTGTGCTGGTACTGCCCCGGCAGCAAGGCGTGCGGGTAGAAGCCGGCCGGGGGCTTGACGTGCGTCCCCGGGCTCTTCAGCGGGGCGCGGCGCCGCTGCACGGTCATGGTCTGCAGGTCGGCGCAGGCGCCTCGCCGGACCGAGTTGAGCCGCGCGTTCCACTCGCTGGCTGACGCTATCGCTGCCGCCGCCATGTCCTGACAAACAATAATTGTTAAAAACTCTCTATATGCATCGGCGATAGGGTTATGATAATTGGGGTTAATTTCATAACAGTCGTGTACTATTTTCTACCGAAATTGTACGGCATGGTTGCATTTCAACCGAGAATATATTGATTGTATCAGTTTTGTAAACAAATTCGTGCTTTGAATTTGACAGCTAATGTAGATGAAGCTGTACCGCTTCTACCGCTCCGTACATGATGTGATAACTCTTGTTGATAAAAGTAAACAACTTAGTaccacaaaacatttttttttgaaaaacacttgaaaaataagtgaCAGccaatatgtaaaaaaaaaaaaaattttaaactgtttatttcaagaaagattacaaagactatttacagacttagcctaatctacataataataataataataatatttaataatattaatatttatttatgtaataatatttatattcttttgatttcataagtaatagtaaaaaaaaaactaaaagcgtttttgtataaaaagacatgttaagattgtttaccatttttctaatgctaaagaAAACGAGGTATAACAATCTTTGATATTTCTTTGAACGAAGGCAGCACAAATCACATACCTGTCTAGTCTTCTCCGGATCAATCTTAGGCGGTTCCGGTTTATCTGAAGACTTGTCCGAGATCTTCATCTCCACCCGGTCCACTCTCACTTCAGGTTTCTCCGGAGGCTCCTGTGCGACGGCGATCTGCCGCTCGCGTTGGTGCGACCGATATTCTTCGTATTTATGGGGGTAGTCTGACAGCATGATGTCTAGGACTTCGCTGGCGTCCACTGCTGTGATgcctgaaaatgaaaatttaactTAATAATAGCTAGGATATTCATtcaaagaagttttttttttccaattaattaaattgtgtAGTTCTTTGTCACATTAGACACAATGTCAAAGATACAAACATTACCCATATAGTCTGGCCAGCAACTAGTATcacaatcacgtttgttgtatgggagccccacttaaatatttattttattctgtttttagtatttgttgatagcggcaacaaaaatacatcatctgtaaaaatttcaactgtctagcttatcacggttcatgagatacagcctggtgacagacggacagacagacagcgaagtcttagtaatagggtcctgtttatacccttagggtacggaaccctaaaaaaggattgTGATGATTGACAAGAACTAAGACAGATTTAAGTACTGTATGCAAGAGTCCGTCAAAGCAACTGCATCAATTCGAACAGAAGAAAGTGAGGAAATGGCATTATAAAGATCATAATTCTTTTCGTAGAAATTTGATGAACATTGCCACGCGTTGTCATTACAAATGCTATGTAGACTTAGCTGGGTCCGACTCTAGTAATAACCTGGTGATATCTCCGTTGGTCAAATGGTGGACCGATGACATAGTAGAGGTTGCCGGGAAAGACTGGATGTACAATACCAAACATAGATATTTATGGAAGAAATGGGAGGCGGCCTTTACCCAAACGGGATCCATACCCCAAGAAAGAAAAATCAACAGAAATAACAACaccttaaaaacatattttagccaaatttaaaaactaaaatagaaaAGAGTATGGAAATaaagaggctataataataTTCTCCGTTGGTGTAGTTACCGAATACCCTGGATAAGTGGACACAGTAAAGTGGACTTACCAAGATCGCAAAGAGCTTCAGTCACTATCCCTTTCCGGAGGATGTAGTCACGCTCTTCGCCGCCCACAGCGCGGCGCTTAAGTTCAGGGTAGCGCCGCTTGAAGCTCTTCACACCGAGGAACATCGCTACTTGCTCTTGAATCATCATCACCtggaataaatgtatttttaaataagaaaaaaatacaggaaCATTGATTACAGGCACTACAGCTTAAGTAATTAAGCTCtcaaaaaattacgtttttagGTTATTCGATATATTCCGATAAAGTACGCATAACTTAATCAATAACGCTTTCGTAAATACTattatatagtataatataaataacaatttaagtaCCGACCTAAAATAATCCTGACGCTAATGATTTAGAAAGAGTTcgttaacgtaaaaaaacaaacttgtaAAATATACCTGATGTTCAGCACTTGGGTTTTCAGGAGGAGGCCACATATATTCTTTGACATCAgcagccgtccaaactttattgctaaaaaattaaaataatgttggtAATTAGAATTAGTCGCGATTGTAAACTACATATTGttataataaaacttatatttaccTGTCAAACAAATCTGCGAACTTGGATTTCCTCATTTTAGTACTACTTTCGTTTGTCGAGCTTTTTACAGAACTCTGGGAGTCTTCGTCTAACAAATGCGAGGGtctgaaaataataaatcactGTAGATAGATTTCTTAAGCATTACATATTGCCGCCATATTATAatgacattttataaaaaaaaaaagaattgttttttgtaacatTTAATTAGGCAAAGGAAACCAGTTCCAAACAGCCAGTTGAAAATACagatagtttgtcaaaggattgtctcattacaaacatagacagagagaatcatactatctttgtcttacattagtactagcacccaaaagaaagggatgagtataattttcctggttggtACTGACtgatcgttttttttagcattaaaaaaaGGTAGAAGCGAACGTGACgtatctttttattgaaaagtaAGACGGCAAAATATGcaacaattataattattttaaatcattCACTTTATTCTGGTTTCATAAGTAGTAGGTATAGTAtaggtcaagcaaatcttgtcagtaaataggaacaaaaaatactatactcatccttttcttttgggtgctagtactagtgtaagacaaagatagtatgattctctctgtctatgtttgaaataagacagtcctttgtcaaactatagttactgtatttaaaaaagtgttttttaatacaaaaaccaGGTTGAGATTGTTtcccttttttctaatgctaaaaaaacgaagtaattATAGCTGACAAAAATTTAGACCCTCTTGTGTACTTACTTAGCAGGTGTAGCATTATCATCCATCATGCAAGTTTCCTCTTCGAATAATTGTACCGTCGTGGTAGCAGGTCCACATACACGTCCGTAAATACCCATGGTCTCCTAAAATAGTGTAATCTATTGTATTATACGTATTTTTTAAGAAAGAAGTTTCTGATGAAGTactaatttgatatttttttaatttgctaaaTCTTTTGTGAATCAAAACACTAcccgaaataaaataattcagtgATATTTTAGATTATTCATTATAAATTTCACCTACTCTAGCCCGGCTGGCAATAGTTCCCATTGGCGAGGCGCCCTTTAAACTAGAAGCTCTTAGAAACGGCTTtcctattttttaataatttaaatcatAAATAGTAAACCATGTTAGTTTCGGATTGAAGCTAGTATACTCCACCAATGACTATCACTAAACATGAGCACTATGTAAGTACCCACCTTCATGTACATAGCACCGCGACCACCACCCcggccccggccgcggccgcgagGGGTCTTGGCAGCGCCGCGGCCTCGTCCGCCGCGGCTGCCTCGCCCGCGCCCTCCTCGGCCCCGACCCTCACTCCCTGGCGTCTCTGGAGACTTCATAAACGTGTCTTCCAATTTAGGCAGTGTTGTCTCTAATACAACTTTTAACTCCTGAGTTTCTGGGAATATTTTCATATCCGTACTGCTGCAGGAATCTCTACTCTTTCGACTGCTCAGGGGCGTCGTGCAAACGGAAGGCATTTTATCAAGTGCCTCGGTCATTCGCGGCAGTTTCACCCGTGAGCTAGTCGGGTCAATCTCTTCAGGAGTTTTGTCctctttgttaaaaaaattagtagCGGTCTCGACAATCGGTTCAGGTTCTTTGGGCGGCGACGCCAGAGCGCGCTTCACGCCACGACCCCTTCCCCTTCCCCGAGGTTTTACTAATATAGCTGGCCGATCCCTGAAAGTGATTTTTATATGGAATTAGTCTATTCAAGAAAcaataagattttttatatactGACTGAttagataattaattataattatacatacctaGTTAATCTTAAAGATCGCTGTGGTCGTTCTTCTAGAGCAGGGGTTGGTAAAGTGATAACAGGTTTTGCACCCTCTGACACGGGTAATTTGCGCGGTCTGCCACGCTTCTTCGGTTGCGGGGTAAACGGAACGCTTACAACACTTGAtacttcatttgttttcaaGTGATCTACTTCTAAAGGATCTTGAGATAATTCATTATTGGCAATGTTGAAGTCATGGGATTCAGAATTTTCATTAATAATCATTTCCTGTACTTCCGGATGTGATCGTTCAATTGCTATAACTTCAGTTACATCAGAGCTGCCAGTTGATGTGCTAGAGTCTATCTCTATAGACTGAGTTTTTTCTACACAGTTAATAGAATTTAGAGGCATGACCTGAATTTGCTTGGCTTGTAAATTCGACAGAATATTATGAAGCTTAGAATTACCATTTTTAGAACAGTTTTCATTGTTTAACATAGAATGATTGACTGCTTTAGTGGTTTGTTTACAATCCAATCCAGTTTTAGCTTCAGAGGTTGCATTTTCAGATTTAGGATTTACAGGGCGTATTGTCAGAGCCTTATTGGATAGTAACTGTCCAAGCTTTAACCGCTTTGTTTCTAATACTGAGAGTTCCGGTTCCTTTTTCTGCGGAGGGCTGGTTTCTACAGAAGGAGGCCTCTTTCCAGCATTACGCTTGATGGGAGGAGACTTATCTGATTCCTGAACAACCCTTGAACTACGTAACCTTTTTCCCAAGGCTACTGTTGGTGATGCATCCGCTAGTCCTTTTCGTTTGCTATTTACAATACCTTTTCTTTGCTTGTCATTAACCATTTCTTGAGTATTTTCAGGTGAGCAACTATCTTGCATGGTGTCAGGTCTTTTAATGTCTTCCGTTATAATTTTGGCAGAAGGACCATGATCAGTCTTATTAATTTTCAAGATAATTCGTGGAGAATCTTGACCTGAGCTTGTAGTTGTGATCTTTTCTGAAATATTAATTTCTAATGGTTTTGTTACATTGTCAGTTTCTGCTCTACAACGATTAAGAGACTGAGCATTTGGTGTAAGGGAAGTTGTTTCATTTTGTACATCCTGGCTGGGTGCATTACTTCTTTTTTTATCATGAGTTGTCTTTGAGTTTACTTTATCAATTTGGTCACAATTTGAAACGCTTGTTGAGCCCGCTGGAGCTAATTTAGTTTCTTCAGGCACAGTTGGATCACATTCTTCTGGTTCTTTTACTCTTGTTTCTATATCTTTCTTTTTGTGTTCTAACAACTTCTTTAATAATGTACAATTTGATAAAGTTGTCTGCTTGACAGATGGTGTGGTTTTACTAGGCTCCTTATTTTCTGGTTCTACATTAGTATTTACATGTTCTTTCTTATTAGATACTGCAACTGTACTGGTTCCATCAAAATCATTACTATGAGGAGTTTCCCTGGTCTTTGATTCCTTAGGAAGACAATTTTCCTTTGTTGTTTTACGATCTCCAGCAGTGACAggtattgtttcttttttatgcAATGAATTAACCTTTTCGGTCTTTGGGACTTCCAGACAATTTTCTGTAGCTTGAATTATACTGGAGTCCTCATTATGACAATTACTCAAATCATTATTAACAtgttcattttctatgggtTTGACAAGTGGTTTAATGTTGATTTTGGACACAATAGGTATGCTatcattaatattgttataaacatGTTCAATTTTATCATCCAGATTATTGATTTTTATGTCAGCTTTCAAACTTTCATCACTTGATGCATCCGTAACAGCTTTCATATTAATTTTCATCACTAATGGAGGATTCTTCACATTTGCATCTTCAGTGTCTCTGCTTTTGGATTGTTCAATTTGATCTGGTTTAACAACAGGCTTGATGTTCAGTTTGGTAATTACTGGAATTTCCTTCTTAGGGGATGAAGGCTGTGCATTTTCTTCTGGTTTTATAATAGGCTTGATGTTCAGTTTAGTAACAACAGGTATGTTACTTTCTGTTGAAGTATTAGGTTTGGCAATATCTTCATCACCTGCAGGTTTTAATATTggttttatgtttaatttagtAACAACAGGTATATCAGTATTGTCGTCACTTGAATTTCCTGTTTCAGAGGATTGGTTTTCAGTATCTTTCATATTTTCTTCTTCTAGTGGCTTAACTATAGGCTTAATATTAAGTTTAGTAACAACAGGTATACTATTTTCATCACTGTCTGCATTCCATTCATCACAGTCTTTTTGTTCCAAAGATTTTTCTTCAGGGTGTTTTAAtggttttatatttaattttgttactttAGGGATATCTTCTATACTAGAGTCTACTTCACTATCTTTAGGTTTTAGTATaggtttaatatttaattttgaaactaCAGGAACTTCATCTTTCATTTCTTCAGAGACTTCTCCATCTGTAGGTTTCAAAATGGGTTTGATGTTTAATTTTGTTACTACAGGAATTTGTTCAAGATTGTCACATTTTGATACAGACTTTTTAGGAGATGACTCAATGTCACTTTTAAGAACTGGTTTAATTGTGATTTTGGGGATGTGTGACGCCTCTTTAATTTCTCCACTAGTATCAGCACAATCTGCTGACTTACTCTTAGACATTTTAGTATCAGAATGATCAGCTGTACTGTCTTTGCCAGAATTTTCTAcatgttttataggttttattgTCAGCTTCGGGCTTAGTTGGCTGTCAGACTTAGCCACAGTTTTTATTGTCAATTTTGGTATCTTGTCCACTCTTTCTTCTGATGGGCTAACAACTAACTTTAGTTTCGAATCCGAGGCTTCCTGGTCAGGCTGCTGTAGACCTTTTATTGTGAGCTTAGGTACAGTTTGGTCTGTATAAAACTTGCCCTCCCCATCAGTTCCCGGTTTACCAAGCTTTATGGTAACTTTTGGTATGATGTCAGTAGGTCCTTGATCTGAGGTGGATGCCTGATCTGATGTGCTTGTTTCATCATTTTCTGAACATTCAGATTCTGATATTTCACTACTACTTGATTTTCGGTGAATATCATTTATCTTCTCTGGTGGTCTAAGAATaggtttaatattaatttttgtaatgttaggTATTGGCTCGCTATTTTTGGAGCTTTCTGTTTTTAGCTCATCTTCAGCAGGGGGCTTTATGGGTTTTATAGTCAATTTAGGGATGGGAGACTTTATATCCTCTGGTTGCTTtccacttaattttatagttagTTTAGGGATGTGCTTTGATGTCTCTGGTGAATCCTGAGTAGGCTCAGGAATGGGATGTTTTtcaatttctttgtttgtatcaTTAATGACTGGTTCTGGTACATTTGACACAGCCAAATTAAGTTTAATAGGAGGAACTTTCTTATGAACATCCTCATTTTCAGAGACCTGTAGTGTTGATGCCCCTGAGGAGTGGCTCGGTTGTTCAATCTCTTTACTTACAACAGGGTTTTCATTTGTTAATTTATTGATAGGTTCCGCAATGGATTCCGCAATAACGGATTCTGATTGACAAGCTGGACTGGGCTCTGCTTTATCTACTTCATCTATAGCTTCACTCGTACTAATGCAGTCTGAAGAACATGAAGCTGTTACTGTTGATGGTACAGTAGGTGATGAAGTTGATGGAGCCTCAATCTCAGGTGTAACTGCTTGACTTTGTGATTGTACACTCTGACTTGTTGATGGTGTAACTTTCTGTCTTACTAACTTGATTTTCTTACAAGGAGTTGTTGATGTCTCTGCTTTGCAGACACTAATTTCACTTACATTGCTACTTTCAACATCCTTTACATTACCATGTACAGGGGGGATGATGTCAGAAGAACTAGACACATCCTTTGCTACACTCTCACTGCTTGTCTGTCCAACATCATTATCACTAACTTGGGAATCAACAGTAGAGGAGACAGTGGTGTCCGGACGGCGATCATACGGAGTCGGCCGAATAAGTCTGCGGCGCAAAGGCGACCTTGTTGCAGACTCTTGTGTCCCTTCACTTATACTAACATCACTTGATGTAGACTCAACACTTTCAACAGTCACATTGTCTCTGTTATCACTGGAAGTCACATGCTTCACTGTCCGGTCATTTGATTCACATTCACTAATCTCACAAACACTTGGTACAGTTTCTACACTGCTGGAAGGAATATTTACAGCTGAGTAAGTGCTAGCTGCCTCTACATTCACATTTTGTGCCTCCGGGGCATCATTTTCTGCAGGTCCACAGACTTCAGGCACAGATGAACTAGCCTGGGGTTCTGTGCTACTGGTATTGGTGCCTGCAGAAACGGAACTTTCAGATATGTTGTCTACTGGGGTTTCAGGTAAGATCTCAGGTGCACTTTCACATTTGGCACTAGAGACTGGGGATAACACCAGGGCAACTTGTAGGTCTTCAGTGTTCTGTGATGTACTAGCATTTTCCTCTAGTTGAGGAATGCTATGATGTgctaggttttcagtggggggTGGCTCCAGCGGCGGAGGCTCGCTTGGGGCCGGCGGCGCGGCAGGCGTGGGTGGCGAAGTTGCAGGTTCGTCACATTCAGTCGACAATGGAACTCGTTTCGGTGCACCAGGTCCGTCACAAATTTCGTCAATCATGTCCAAAATCGCTTCCGTGCTCGCATTGTTGTCGTGCGTCGATGGCGACGGGACGCTGTCGCCGTCGAAGTTATCCTCCGACATCGTTCCGGACTCGCACGGCGTTTGGGCCCCCGATGCTTCTCGAGACGCATTGGCGGTCGCTTCGACCTCCTCGTTGAGCCCGAGGTCCTTTTCCCGCGCCGATCCACGGCGGGAAGCGTTCGTCGCGGCGCCCGCATCGTCTTCTGAACTCTCCATTATCTACTGTTTTGCGACGCTGTCATGTCTGAAATACAAAACGCTCGCTGGGTGATATTTACGTTACGAACGGGTAACCTGACGACGTGCGAGATTGACAAGCCACAGGCACCATTCTAATTCACCATAACGCTACTAAAATTTCTTCACGGGGTCCACAGTGATGATTAATATACGTACACatgtatattattttcatattcaCAACGTTTCAATCTCGCTCGATTGGCCGCGAGGTCATAGAAACTATTTAACAGCGTAAACCGGCAAACAAAAAGCTTGTATACGCCATTTTTAAAACCAAAGACATGGCAGGTTTGGTCGTA belongs to Cydia strobilella chromosome 15, ilCydStro3.1, whole genome shotgun sequence and includes:
- the LOC134748035 gene encoding mucin-2 isoform X4, which produces MESSEDDAGAATNASRRGSAREKDLGLNEEVEATANASREASGAQTPCESGTMSEDNFDGDSVPSPSTHDNNASTEAILDMIDEICDGPGAPKRVPLSTECDEPATSPPTPAAPPAPSEPPPLEPPPTENLAHHSIPQLEENASTSQNTEDLQVALVLSPVSSAKCESAPEILPETPVDNISESSVSAGTNTSSTEPQASSSVPEVCGPAENDAPEAQNVNVEAASTYSAVNIPSSSVETVPSVCEISECESNDRTVKHVTSSDNRDNVTVESVESTSSDVSISEGTQESATRSPLRRRLIRPTPYDRRPDTTVSSTVDSQVSDNDVGQTSSESVAKDVSSSSDIIPPVHGNVKDVESSNVSEISVCKAETSTTPCKKIKLVRQKVTPSTSQSVQSQSQAVTPEIEAPSTSSPTVPSTVTASCSSDCISTSEAIDEVDKAEPSPACQSESVIAESIAEPINKLTNENPVVSKEIEQPSHSSGASTLQVSENEDVHKKVPPIKLNLAVSNVPEPVINDTNKEIEKHPIPEPTQDSPETSKHIPKLTIKLSGKQPEDIKSPIPKLTIKPIKPPAEDELKTESSKNSEPIPNITKINIKPILRPPEKINDIHRKSSSSEISESECSENDETSTSDQASTSDQGPTDIIPKVTIKLGKPGTDGEGKFYTDQTVPKLTIKGLQQPDQEASDSKLKLVVSPSEERVDKIPKLTIKTVAKSDSQLSPKLTIKPIKHVENSGKDSTADHSDTKMSKSKSADCADTSGEIKEASHIPKITIKPVLKSDIESSPKKSVSKCDNLEQIPVVTKLNIKPILKPTDGEVSEEMKDEVPVVSKLNIKPILKPKDSEVDSSIEDIPKVTKLNIKPLKHPEEKSLEQKDCDEWNADSDENSIPVVTKLNIKPIVKPLEEENMKDTENQSSETGNSSDDNTDIPVVTKLNIKPILKPAGDEDIAKPNTSTESNIPVVTKLNIKPIIKPEENAQPSSPKKEIPVITKLNIKPVVKPDQIEQSKSRDTEDANVKNPPLVMKINMKAVTDASSDESLKADIKINNLDDKIEHVYNNINDSIPIVSKINIKPLVKPIENEHVNNDLSNCHNEDSSIIQATENCLEVPKTEKVNSLHKKETIPVTAGDRKTTKENCLPKESKTRETPHSNDFDGTSTVAVSNKKEHVNTNVEPENKEPSKTTPSVKQTTLSNCTLLKKLLEHKKKDIETRVKEPEECDPTVPEETKLAPAGSTSVSNCDQIDKVNSKTTHDKKRSNAPSQDVQNETTSLTPNAQSLNRCRAETDNVTKPLEINISEKITTTSSGQDSPRIILKINKTDHGPSAKIITEDIKRPDTMQDSCSPENTQEMVNDKQRKGIVNSKRKGLADASPTVALGKRLRSSRVVQESDKSPPIKRNAGKRPPSVETSPPQKKEPELSVLETKRLKLGQLLSNKALTIRPVNPKSENATSEAKTGLDCKQTTKAVNHSMLNNENCSKNGNSKLHNILSNLQAKQIQVMPLNSINCVEKTQSIEIDSSTSTGSSDVTEVIAIERSHPEVQEMIINENSESHDFNIANNELSQDPLEVDHLKTNEVSSVVSVPFTPQPKKRGRPRKLPVSEGAKPVITLPTPALEERPQRSLRLTRDRPAILVKPRGRGRGRGVKRALASPPKEPEPIVETATNFFNKEDKTPEEIDPTSSRVKLPRMTEALDKMPSVCTTPLSSRKSRDSCSSTDMKIFPETQELKVVLETTLPKLEDTFMKSPETPGSEGRGRGGRGRGSRGGRGRGAAKTPRGRGRGRGGGRGAMYMKETMGIYGRVCGPATTTVQLFEEETCMMDDNATPAKPSHLLDEDSQSSVKSSTNESSTKMRKSKFADLFDSNKVWTAADVKEYMWPPPENPSAEHQVMMIQEQVAMFLGVKSFKRRYPELKRRAVGGEERDYILRKGIVTEALCDLGITAVDASEVLDIMLSDYPHKYEEYRSHQRERQIAVAQEPPEKPEVRVDRVEMKISDKSSDKPEPPKIDPEKTRQDMAAAAIASASEWNARLNSVRRGACADLQTMTVQRRRAPLKSPGTHVKPPAGFYPHALLPGQYQHTYRYYTPDQLRYFPLNTVVGAPPAPPSPCESSSESEPDWGSHLDSSDDNSRSRHQPPKRKKLMKVKRSSSMLEPKEEPRDEELCRACHLREEGNRKYSHERFLVCANCNCRLHPHCVELPADTIRKVREYAWQCAECKTCCACALPADDDKMLFCDLCDRGFHIYCVGLERVPTGRWHCVECAICKSCGARDPNGLAPGAAPAPGPAAPAPGPSAPAPAPAPGTPQGSVSAPGADWHHQTRRGPGGHKLYSHSLCTPCARLR